The genomic region GCGCATGTAGATCTGGTACTTCCAGCTCATGCGCGCCGCGCGGTTCTCCTCGCCGCGGAGGTGCTCGGGGACCTCCTGCTTGAGGTCGTCCGCGCCCATGTCGTCGGCGATCGTCATGTGGACTCCGCGCACCGCCTTGCTGCGGGTCTCGTAGTCGTCGAAGAACGTCTCGGGCTCGGGGATGGCGCCGTCCGCGTACAGGTGCTTGTGCTTCTCGTCGGGGATCCACGGTCGGTGCGGCGCCTTGTGATGCACCATCATCGCGAACGGCTGATCCGCATCGAGCGAGTCGATCCAATCCAGCGACAGGTCGGTGACGATGTCGGTGGCGTAGCCCGGAACCTTCGCCGACCCGCTCTCGTCGATCATCTCGGGGTCGACGTAGTCGCCCTGCCCCGGGAAGATCTTCCAGGCGTCGAACCCGCGCGGAAGCGACTGCCCGTGCTCGCCGAGATGCCACTTGCCGAACATGGCCGTCTTGTAGCCGTCGCTCTGGAGCACATCGATGAACGTCGGGACCCGGTAGTCCATCTCGGTCCAGATCGAGGAGACGCCGTTGACGTGCGAGTACGTGCCGGTGAGGATCGTCGCGCGCGACGGCGAGCAGATCGAGTTCGTGCAGTACACGGCGTCCAGGCGCATGCCCTCCGCCGCGATGCGGTCGAGGTGCGGCGTCTGATTGACGCGGCTGCCGTACGCCGAGATGGCATGGGCGGCATGGTCGTCCGACATGATGAAGATGATGTTCGGTCTGGTCATGCTGGTCCTCCGGTGGATCTGAGGGGATTCGAGACGCTCGAGGCGCCCAGGGTCGGGGTGAGCAGCAGATGCTCGGGTTCGGCGCGGCCGGCGGCAGCGGCGGCGATGAGACCCGCACACGCGCGCCCAGCGGCCTCGAGCGGCAGACGGGAGTAGGCCAGGTCGGGCCAGAGCTCGAGCGCGAGCGAGCCCGCCGCGAGGGAGCCCACGCGGATGCCGCCGCCCACGGCCCGTGCGGCGCGGTAGGC from Microbacter sp. GSS18 harbors:
- a CDS encoding sulfatase, producing the protein MTRPNIIFIMSDDHAAHAISAYGSRVNQTPHLDRIAAEGMRLDAVYCTNSICSPSRATILTGTYSHVNGVSSIWTEMDYRVPTFIDVLQSDGYKTAMFGKWHLGEHGQSLPRGFDAWKIFPGQGDYVDPEMIDESGSAKVPGYATDIVTDLSLDWIDSLDADQPFAMMVHHKAPHRPWIPDEKHKHLYADGAIPEPETFFDDYETRSKAVRGVHMTIADDMGADDLKQEVPEHLRGEENRAARMSWKYQIYMRDYLQCIQSIDDNVGRLLDHLEENGLAENTLVVYTSDQGFFLGDHGWFDKRLMFDQSLQMPMLMKWPAEIAAGTRCEAIITNTDFAATFLDIAGLDPDQALPTSQGRSFRPLLRGEEVEDWPDAAYYRYWEHDDPIHAAPAHYGIRTKDHKLIYYYGAGLGVPGASDQVFEPEWELYDLNTDPTEVRNVADDPAYADVKAQLEVKLAEYQKHYRDEPYVGPGTPRPEWGPYDEELFEMVQKYVEGIRSSS